One Rhizobiales bacterium GAS188 DNA window includes the following coding sequences:
- a CDS encoding histidinol-phosphate aminotransferase, translated as MTQHPTELVPVPRIQRLRSAPPQSRSVEPDRSSPLRSLHLNESPFPPAPRVVAAMQAAAGALNRYPDHDGQELIAALAARNDVAQDRIIIGAGSNELLYASADIALDAGDEAIAPVPGFPTYAKTIALRGATYVGVPVRPDGIADVEAMLAALTPRTRLVYVATPQNPTGGLLEPAGIERLVEALPEDLLLHFDEAYYEFGQHAGAPPALPVLERRKAPWIVTRSFSKAFGLAGVRVGYGIASSAAIADAYRKIRVNFSVNAVALAGARAALDEEQHLADLLDHTATQRLRLAEGLRKLGFEPLPSAANFLALVAPRPATELAAALKARNIFVLPFAWRDTPGALRISIGTQEDTDAVIGALTEVLAAQ; from the coding sequence ATGACACAGCACCCGACCGAGCTCGTTCCTGTTCCCCGCATCCAGCGGCTGAGATCGGCGCCGCCGCAGAGCCGGTCGGTCGAGCCCGATAGATCCTCGCCGCTGCGCAGCCTGCATCTGAACGAATCGCCCTTCCCACCGGCCCCGCGCGTGGTGGCCGCCATGCAGGCGGCCGCGGGCGCGCTCAACCGCTATCCGGATCATGACGGGCAGGAGCTGATCGCCGCGCTCGCGGCGCGCAACGACGTTGCGCAAGATCGCATCATCATCGGGGCCGGCTCGAACGAGCTCCTCTATGCCAGCGCCGATATCGCGCTCGATGCCGGCGACGAAGCAATCGCACCGGTTCCGGGCTTCCCGACCTATGCCAAGACCATTGCGTTGCGCGGTGCGACCTATGTGGGCGTGCCGGTGCGGCCGGACGGGATCGCCGATGTCGAGGCGATGCTCGCGGCCCTCACCCCGCGCACGCGGCTCGTCTATGTCGCGACGCCGCAAAATCCGACCGGAGGGCTGCTCGAACCCGCCGGCATCGAGCGGCTGGTCGAGGCCCTGCCCGAGGACCTGCTGTTGCATTTCGACGAAGCCTATTACGAATTCGGGCAGCATGCGGGTGCGCCGCCGGCGCTTCCTGTGCTCGAGCGGCGCAAGGCGCCCTGGATCGTGACGCGCAGCTTCTCCAAGGCCTTCGGCCTCGCGGGCGTCCGTGTCGGCTACGGCATCGCGAGCTCGGCCGCCATCGCCGACGCCTATCGCAAGATCCGCGTGAATTTCAGCGTCAACGCCGTGGCGCTTGCGGGCGCGCGCGCCGCCCTCGACGAGGAGCAGCATCTCGCCGATCTGCTGGATCATACTGCGACCCAGCGCCTTCGCCTCGCCGAAGGCCTGAGGAAGCTCGGCTTCGAGCCCTTGCCGAGCGCCGCCAACTTCCTCGCGCTCGTCGCTCCTCGCCCGGCGACCGAGCTCGCCGCCGCACTCAAGGCGCGCAACATCTTCGTCCTGCCTTTCGCCTGGCGGGACACGCCAGGGGCGCTGCGCATCAGCATCGGCACGCAGGAGGACACTGACGCTGTCATCGGCGCCTTGACGGAGGTGCTCGCCGCACAATGA
- a CDS encoding histidine ammonia-lyase: protein MRNQQATSARPDIVVEPGNVPLSTWRQILREGPKVTLAEGARAKVGACHRAILDLISTGRPIYAVNTGFGKLASVRIDDDKLTELQRNLILSHSAGTGELLSDDLVRLIMVMKATALAQGHSGVRWELIQALLALVNAGVYPCTPAKGSVGASGDLAPLSHISAALLGLGEIRHEGRMLPATEGLALAGLEPMSLGPKEGVALINGTQVSTALALHGLFLTEDLLRATLVTGAISVEACKGNDTPFDARIQALRRHRGQKDVAAVYRALLADSPIRKAHRATLKVQDPYCMRCQPQVMGACLDNLRHCAGILGDEANGVSDNPLVFPEDGEVLSGGNFHAEPIAFAADIIALVICEIGSMSERRQALLVDATLSGLPPFLIENSGLHSGFMIAQVTAAALTSENKMLAHPASVDSIPTSANQEDHVSMACHGAYRLAQMAENAATITALEWLSAAQGVDFHQPLQPAAPLAEAVRRLRAEVAHYAHDRFFAPDIAAAKRLLLEGGLDDLVKEPLVESMAH, encoded by the coding sequence ATGCGTAACCAGCAGGCGACATCCGCGCGCCCCGATATCGTCGTCGAGCCCGGCAATGTGCCGCTCTCCACCTGGCGGCAGATCCTGCGCGAGGGGCCGAAGGTCACGCTGGCTGAAGGCGCGCGCGCCAAGGTCGGGGCCTGCCACCGCGCCATCCTCGACCTGATCTCGACGGGTCGGCCGATCTATGCGGTCAATACCGGCTTCGGGAAGCTTGCGAGCGTGCGCATCGACGATGACAAGCTCACCGAGCTGCAGCGCAACCTGATCTTGTCGCACAGCGCCGGCACGGGCGAGCTCTTGAGCGACGATCTGGTGCGGCTGATCATGGTCATGAAGGCGACGGCGCTGGCCCAAGGCCATTCGGGCGTGCGCTGGGAGCTGATCCAAGCCCTCCTCGCTCTGGTCAATGCCGGTGTCTATCCCTGCACGCCCGCCAAAGGATCGGTCGGCGCCTCGGGCGACCTTGCTCCCCTGTCGCATATATCGGCTGCCCTGCTGGGGCTTGGCGAGATACGCCATGAGGGGCGCATGCTGCCGGCGACCGAAGGCCTTGCGCTTGCCGGTCTGGAGCCTATGAGCCTCGGACCGAAGGAAGGCGTCGCCCTCATCAACGGCACGCAGGTCTCGACGGCGCTGGCGCTGCACGGCCTGTTCCTCACCGAGGATCTGCTGCGCGCGACGCTGGTCACGGGCGCGATTTCGGTCGAGGCCTGCAAGGGCAATGACACGCCCTTCGATGCCCGCATCCAGGCGCTGCGACGCCATCGCGGCCAGAAGGATGTCGCGGCCGTCTATCGCGCCTTGCTCGCCGACAGCCCGATCCGCAAAGCGCATCGCGCGACGCTGAAAGTGCAGGACCCCTACTGCATGCGCTGCCAGCCGCAAGTGATGGGCGCCTGCCTCGACAATCTGCGCCATTGCGCCGGCATCCTCGGCGACGAAGCCAATGGCGTCTCGGACAACCCACTGGTCTTCCCGGAAGACGGCGAGGTGCTCTCGGGCGGGAATTTCCATGCCGAGCCCATCGCCTTCGCGGCCGACATCATCGCGCTCGTCATCTGCGAGATCGGCTCGATGTCGGAGCGTCGCCAGGCCCTTCTCGTCGATGCCACCCTGTCTGGCCTGCCGCCCTTCCTGATCGAGAATTCGGGGCTGCATTCGGGCTTCATGATCGCCCAGGTGACCGCCGCCGCCCTGACCAGCGAGAACAAGATGCTGGCCCATCCGGCGTCCGTCGATTCCATCCCGACCTCCGCCAATCAGGAGGACCATGTGTCGATGGCCTGCCATGGCGCCTATCGCCTGGCCCAGATGGCGGAGAATGCAGCGACCATCACCGCGCTCGAATGGCTCAGCGCCGCCCAAGGCGTCGATTTCCACCAGCCGCTCCAGCCAGCCGCACCGCTCGCCGAAGCGGTGCGGCGCCTGCGCGCCGAGGTGGCGCATTACGCGCATGACCGGTTCTTCGCGCCCGACATCGCGGCAGCCAAGCGCCTGCTGCTCGAGGGCGGGCTCGACGACCTGGTGAAGGAACCGCTGGTCGAGAGCATGGCCCACTGA
- a CDS encoding putative ABC transport system ATP-binding protein, which yields MIALSDIRVTFNAGTPLESPALRGVDLSVPTGQFLTVIGSNGAGKSTALNVIAGVIRPDAGRVVADDVEITSWPPHRRARLISRVFQDPKMGTCEDLTILQNFALARGRTEPRGFRFAIDRSLRQQAVERLKLLDLGLENRLDDKVGLLSGGQRQAVSLVMATTGSTRVLLLDEHTAALDPKTAEFVMNLTRDIVAELELTAVMVTHSMAQALQYGDRTVMFHRGKIVFDVCGAQRAAMDVKDLLDLFRRDQGEELSDDALLLS from the coding sequence ATGATCGCGCTCTCCGATATCCGCGTGACCTTCAACGCCGGCACGCCGCTCGAATCGCCGGCCTTGCGCGGCGTCGACCTGTCGGTGCCGACGGGGCAGTTCCTGACCGTGATCGGCTCGAACGGCGCCGGCAAATCGACGGCGCTCAATGTGATCGCCGGCGTGATCAGGCCCGATGCTGGGCGCGTCGTGGCCGATGATGTCGAGATCACGAGCTGGCCGCCGCATCGGCGCGCCAGGCTGATCTCGCGCGTCTTCCAGGACCCGAAGATGGGGACCTGCGAAGACCTGACCATCCTGCAGAACTTCGCGCTGGCGCGCGGCCGCACCGAGCCGCGCGGCTTCCGCTTCGCGATCGATCGCAGCTTGCGCCAACAGGCCGTGGAGCGCCTCAAGCTGCTCGATCTCGGGCTCGAGAACCGCCTCGACGACAAGGTCGGGCTGTTGTCGGGCGGCCAGCGCCAGGCCGTGAGCCTGGTCATGGCGACCACCGGATCGACGCGTGTCCTGCTGCTCGACGAGCATACTGCGGCTCTCGATCCCAAGACCGCCGAATTCGTCATGAACCTCACGCGCGACATTGTCGCCGAGCTCGAGCTCACCGCCGTGATGGTGACGCACTCCATGGCGCAGGCGCTGCAATATGGCGACCGCACCGTCATGTTCCATCGCGGCAAGATCGTCTTCGATGTCTGCGGAGCACAACGCGCCGCCATGGACGTCAAGGATCTCCTCGACCTGTTCCGGCGCGATCAGGGCGAAGAGCTGTCGGACGACGCGCTGCTGCTCAGCTGA
- a CDS encoding putative ABC transport system permease protein gives MSLYEFLGTIEVGLIFGLVALGAFLSFRILDFPDLTVEGSFPLGAAVSAVLIVSAGWNPWPATVAAAVAGFAAGYVTGYLNVRFNILHILAGILVAISLYSINLRIMNGPNKPLLGVKTIFAPLEGWGAPSYELNPILVAIIVVAAKFALDLFLATGIGMSMRAAGANPNMAAANGINVGRMKLLGLGMANALVALSGALFAQTFGSADAHMGIGVVIVGLASVIVGTSILPTRTIAQATFACLAGALLYRFAVALALDADFLDLRSSDVQLVTALLVALALIGQSSRSGMGRLLKRGAVK, from the coding sequence ATGTCGCTTTATGAGTTTCTCGGCACGATCGAGGTCGGCCTGATCTTCGGCCTGGTCGCGCTCGGCGCCTTCCTCAGTTTCCGCATCCTCGATTTTCCCGACCTGACCGTCGAAGGCTCCTTCCCGCTCGGCGCCGCGGTCTCGGCCGTGCTGATCGTCTCGGCCGGCTGGAATCCGTGGCCGGCCACGGTAGCGGCGGCCGTTGCGGGCTTCGCTGCCGGATATGTCACCGGCTATCTCAATGTGCGCTTCAACATCCTGCACATCCTCGCCGGGATCCTGGTCGCGATCTCGCTCTACTCGATCAATCTGCGCATCATGAACGGGCCGAACAAGCCGCTGCTCGGCGTCAAGACCATCTTCGCGCCCCTCGAGGGCTGGGGAGCGCCGAGCTATGAGCTGAACCCGATCCTGGTTGCGATCATCGTGGTTGCCGCCAAATTCGCGCTCGACCTGTTCCTGGCGACGGGAATCGGCATGAGCATGCGTGCCGCCGGCGCTAATCCCAACATGGCCGCGGCCAACGGCATCAATGTCGGGCGCATGAAGCTTCTCGGCCTCGGCATGGCCAATGCGCTCGTGGCGCTCTCGGGCGCCCTATTCGCCCAGACCTTCGGCTCCGCCGACGCCCATATGGGGATTGGCGTCGTGATCGTCGGGCTGGCATCGGTGATCGTCGGCACCTCGATCCTGCCGACCCGCACCATCGCGCAAGCGACCTTCGCCTGCCTCGCCGGCGCCCTCCTCTATCGCTTCGCGGTCGCCCTGGCGCTCGATGCGGATTTTCTCGACCTCAGATCCTCCGATGTGCAGCTCGTCACGGCGCTGCTCGTGGCCCTGGCCTTGATCGGCCAGTCGTCGCGCTCCGGAATGGGCCGGCTGCTCAAGCGCGGAGCCGTGAAATGA
- a CDS encoding putative ABC transport system substrate-binding protein translates to MNRSRRLTLWLAGLGALAAATAGQAAGMKKIAISSVVEVPQLLETKEGVLKGLAEKGFVEGKDITVEYQSANGNTATQQQIARKFVGDAPDVIVAITTPTAQAMAAATKDIPIVFATVTDPVKAKLIAQYQAPGGNVTGVSDAAPIVEQLKLFREILPKLKKLGFVYNPGLDSSLANLGWLREAAAPLGIEVVESTAPTSNEVIAAANKLVGRVDAIYIPNDTTVVAALETIVKIGQDTKTPIFTGETRGVDRGALASLGLDYIEVGRLAGHMVAEVLKGKKPGEIDAVIAYTKLPVFNVVINKGSAAAMGVSLPEAVLAHATKVVN, encoded by the coding sequence ATGAACCGGTCCCGCAGACTGACCCTATGGCTCGCCGGGCTAGGCGCGCTCGCCGCGGCCACGGCCGGGCAAGCCGCCGGCATGAAGAAGATCGCCATATCGAGCGTGGTCGAGGTGCCGCAATTGCTCGAGACCAAGGAGGGGGTTCTCAAGGGCCTCGCCGAGAAAGGCTTCGTCGAGGGCAAGGACATCACGGTCGAGTATCAGAGCGCCAACGGCAACACCGCGACGCAGCAGCAGATCGCCCGGAAATTCGTCGGCGACGCGCCCGACGTGATCGTCGCCATCACCACCCCGACGGCGCAGGCCATGGCGGCCGCCACCAAGGACATCCCGATCGTCTTCGCAACCGTCACCGACCCGGTGAAGGCCAAGCTGATCGCGCAATACCAGGCGCCCGGCGGCAACGTGACCGGCGTCTCGGATGCCGCGCCTATCGTCGAGCAGCTCAAGCTGTTCCGCGAGATCCTGCCGAAGCTCAAGAAGCTCGGCTTCGTCTACAATCCGGGCCTCGACTCATCGCTCGCCAATCTCGGCTGGCTGCGCGAGGCGGCAGCGCCGCTCGGCATCGAGGTCGTCGAATCGACGGCGCCGACCAGCAATGAGGTGATCGCGGCGGCAAACAAGCTCGTCGGCAGGGTCGATGCAATCTATATCCCGAACGACACGACGGTGGTGGCGGCGCTCGAGACGATCGTCAAGATCGGCCAGGATACCAAGACGCCGATCTTCACCGGCGAGACCCGCGGCGTCGATCGCGGCGCGCTGGCCTCGCTCGGGCTCGACTATATCGAGGTCGGGCGTCTCGCCGGCCACATGGTCGCCGAGGTGCTCAAGGGCAAGAAGCCCGGCGAGATCGACGCGGTGATCGCCTACACCAAGCTCCCGGTCTTCAACGTCGTGATCAACAAGGGCTCGGCGGCCGCCATGGGCGTGAGCCTGCCGGAAGCCGTCCTCGCCCACGCCACCAAGGTGGTGAACTGA
- a CDS encoding transcriptional regulator, IclR family: MNTQAVNSTLSETAAPLPNPQGVGLLVKAFQILDLFTDQRSAWTQADLARETGLARSTMSRLVRFLAARGYLLERHGRYTLGFTAVDLGRRAQSQFNLVDLAYDLIAELAQTTAETVILTGYDEARAHVVCLAQIASRYGGLRVFESVGTAYPLHSGATAKAVLAFLPERQIENVLGGDLAPVNPAIETNVAKLREDIARIRERHFAVTFEETYPGVTGVGVPVLTPRGQPLGSIAVAGPANRMDEEAIARCAKALLEVGRKVTARIAGTAAGEPA, from the coding sequence ATGAACACGCAAGCTGTCAACTCCACCTTGTCGGAAACTGCCGCGCCATTGCCTAATCCCCAAGGGGTCGGGCTGCTGGTGAAGGCCTTTCAGATCCTCGATCTCTTCACCGATCAGAGATCCGCCTGGACGCAGGCCGATCTTGCCCGCGAGACGGGTCTTGCCCGCTCGACAATGAGCCGGCTGGTGCGCTTCCTCGCGGCGCGCGGCTATCTGCTGGAGCGCCATGGCCGCTACACGCTCGGCTTCACGGCGGTCGATCTCGGCAGGCGGGCGCAATCCCAGTTCAACCTGGTCGACCTTGCCTATGACCTGATCGCCGAGCTCGCCCAGACGACGGCGGAGACCGTGATCCTCACGGGCTATGACGAGGCGCGCGCCCATGTCGTCTGCCTCGCCCAGATCGCCAGCCGCTATGGTGGGCTGCGCGTCTTCGAGAGCGTCGGCACGGCCTATCCGCTGCATTCAGGCGCCACCGCCAAGGCGGTGCTGGCTTTCCTGCCGGAGCGGCAGATCGAGAACGTGCTCGGCGGCGATCTCGCACCCGTCAACCCGGCGATCGAGACCAACGTCGCCAAGCTGCGCGAGGACATCGCGCGCATCCGCGAGCGGCATTTCGCCGTCACCTTCGAGGAGACCTATCCGGGCGTGACCGGCGTCGGTGTGCCGGTGCTCACGCCGCGCGGCCAGCCGCTCGGCTCGATCGCCGTCGCCGGGCCGGCCAATCGCATGGACGAAGAGGCGATCGCACGCTGTGCCAAGGCGCTGCTCGAGGTCGGCCGCAAGGTCACAGCGCGCATCGCCGGCACGGCTGCCGGAGAGCCGGCGTGA
- a CDS encoding NADPH2:quinone reductase — MGALPQTMRAWRSLSRGTAGLAWAEAPCPSPAANEALLRVEAAALNFSDLLMIDDAYQVRPPRPFVPGQEIAGRVVAAGPQSGLEVGARVASKVLWGGFAEYALVRGDMALSVPDTMPLERAAALPVVYMTALVALTESTKVKAGDTVLVLAAAGGVGLASVEIAKHLGARVIAAAGGEDKLALARRHGADATVDYREAGWSATIKELTSGRGVDVIVDPVGGPATQEALRALAWEGRLLVIGFSSGVIAQIPANRLLLKRASAIGVYWDHDRDAAMLARLSAELARLAGNGALDPHIGARFPMAELPQALASLAARQITGKAVLTLADEDRHA; from the coding sequence ATGGGCGCCTTACCGCAGACTATGCGCGCCTGGCGCTCCCTGTCGCGCGGCACTGCCGGTCTCGCTTGGGCCGAGGCTCCCTGCCCGAGCCCGGCGGCTAACGAGGCGCTCTTGCGCGTCGAAGCGGCCGCCTTGAATTTCTCCGACCTGTTGATGATCGATGACGCCTACCAGGTGCGCCCGCCGCGGCCTTTCGTGCCGGGCCAGGAGATCGCCGGCCGCGTGGTCGCCGCGGGTCCACAATCCGGCCTCGAGGTCGGCGCGCGGGTCGCGAGCAAGGTGCTCTGGGGCGGCTTCGCCGAATATGCGCTGGTGCGCGGCGACATGGCGTTGTCTGTTCCCGACACGATGCCGCTCGAGCGGGCGGCGGCCTTGCCGGTCGTCTACATGACGGCGCTCGTCGCCCTCACCGAGAGCACCAAGGTCAAGGCCGGCGACACGGTGCTGGTGCTCGCGGCCGCCGGCGGGGTCGGCCTCGCCAGTGTCGAGATCGCCAAGCATCTCGGGGCTCGCGTCATCGCGGCGGCGGGCGGCGAGGACAAGCTCGCCTTGGCGCGCCGCCATGGCGCCGATGCGACGGTCGATTATCGCGAGGCGGGCTGGTCGGCGACGATCAAGGAGCTGACCTCGGGGCGCGGCGTCGACGTCATCGTCGATCCGGTCGGCGGCCCTGCGACCCAGGAGGCGCTGCGGGCGCTGGCCTGGGAGGGACGCCTGCTGGTCATCGGCTTCTCCTCGGGCGTGATCGCCCAGATCCCCGCCAACCGTTTGCTGCTCAAGCGGGCCTCCGCGATCGGCGTCTATTGGGACCATGACCGCGACGCCGCCATGCTGGCGCGCCTTTCGGCTGAGCTCGCGCGGCTCGCCGGCAATGGCGCCCTCGATCCGCATATCGGGGCGCGCTTCCCGATGGCCGAGCTGCCGCAGGCGCTCGCCAGCCTCGCGGCGCGCCAGATCACGGGCAAGGCGGTGCTGACGCTCGCCGACGAGGATCGACACGCATGA
- a CDS encoding CoA:oxalate CoA-transferase gives MNGLPRHLFEGLRVLDLTRVMSGPFCTSMLADLGAEVIKIEMPDFGDEGRHFAPHVEGESTYFALLNRGKRSVTVNMRKPEGVGLVRDLARKADILVENFRPGVMERLGLGHAALQELNPRLIYASISGFGEDSPYADWPAFDLVIQAMSGLMSVTGEAGGRATAVGESIADVATGMFAAWGIAAALYDRERTGSGRRVEVAMLDSVLSMLLTGLARRLFTDQPTRRVGNRHPETYPVDSFATRDGDLVLVGFSDQIFRRICEAIGRPELADDPKFRSNRDRNANEAELRAVIADWAAGLTREDALARLRAADVPAAPVWTLDDVLASGHVAARGMLQPGSNGKLGEIRLVPQPVQFAKSERVAPMRVPLLGEDTDEVLRQELGLDDAAIAALRAAQAI, from the coding sequence ATGAACGGATTGCCTCGCCATCTCTTCGAAGGGCTGCGCGTGCTCGACCTGACGCGGGTGATGTCGGGTCCCTTCTGCACCTCCATGCTCGCCGATCTCGGCGCCGAGGTGATCAAGATCGAGATGCCGGACTTCGGCGATGAAGGCCGCCATTTCGCGCCGCATGTGGAGGGCGAGAGCACCTATTTCGCGCTCCTCAATCGCGGCAAGCGCAGCGTCACCGTCAATATGCGCAAGCCCGAAGGCGTCGGCCTGGTCCGCGACCTCGCCCGCAAGGCCGACATCCTGGTCGAGAATTTCCGCCCCGGCGTGATGGAGCGTCTCGGCCTCGGCCATGCGGCGTTGCAGGAGCTCAATCCCCGCCTGATCTATGCCTCCATCTCCGGCTTCGGTGAGGACAGCCCTTATGCCGACTGGCCGGCCTTCGATCTCGTCATCCAGGCCATGAGCGGCCTGATGAGCGTGACCGGCGAGGCCGGCGGCCGCGCCACCGCGGTCGGGGAGAGCATCGCCGATGTCGCGACCGGCATGTTCGCGGCCTGGGGAATCGCCGCCGCGCTCTACGACCGCGAGCGCACCGGCAGCGGCCGCCGCGTCGAGGTAGCGATGCTCGATTCGGTCCTGTCGATGCTGCTCACCGGCCTCGCCCGCCGCCTGTTCACCGATCAGCCGACGCGCCGGGTCGGCAACCGGCATCCGGAGACCTATCCGGTCGACAGCTTCGCGACCCGCGATGGCGATCTGGTCCTGGTCGGCTTTTCGGACCAGATCTTCAGGCGCATCTGCGAGGCCATCGGCCGCCCCGAGCTCGCCGACGATCCGAAATTCCGCAGCAATCGCGACCGCAATGCCAATGAGGCCGAGCTGCGCGCCGTCATCGCGGATTGGGCTGCGGGGCTGACGCGCGAGGACGCATTGGCTCGGCTGCGCGCTGCAGATGTGCCGGCGGCGCCCGTGTGGACACTCGATGACGTGCTCGCCAGCGGCCATGTGGCGGCGAGAGGCATGCTGCAGCCGGGCAGCAACGGCAAGCTCGGCGAGATCCGCCTCGTGCCGCAGCCCGTCCAGTTCGCCAAGTCCGAGCGCGTCGCCCCGATGCGCGTGCCCCTGCTCGGCGAGGATACCGACGAGGTGCTGCGCCAGGAGCTCGGCCTCGACGATGCGGCCATCGCCGCCCTGCGTGCCGCCCAGGCTATTTGA